Within Trachemys scripta elegans isolate TJP31775 chromosome 12, CAS_Tse_1.0, whole genome shotgun sequence, the genomic segment acaagttAAATTGGCTGGATATGAAAGCCAGACAATCTGAAATTAGAAACAGACctgtgtgaaatttttcagatgaataattAATCAATAAAAAATCCAGTTGCAAGTCAAGGAAAAGCATTTGTGATTTCAGCctgaatagttttggccaaaaattaaaaagattgcaaaaaataatttgaaaaattcaaaatattttgtttcaagatTTTTCACGTATaaggttttcttttttcattttcaaataataTATTGTCCCAAAATTGAGTGcatgtattgtgacagacccagaccagtggggtacaggagtctggtagagggcaaatatactggtcactggatgagtagttttctgttccctgagtgaccagagcaggggctgcactagagtaatcaggaacctgctagaaccagttaaggcaggcaggctaattaggacacctggagccaattaagaagaagctgctagaatcaattaaggcaggctaatcagggcacctgggttttaaaaagagctcacttcagtttgtggtgtgagtgtgaggagctgggagcaagaggcgcaaggagctgagagtgagtgctgctggaggactgaggagcacaagcattatcagacaccaggaggaaggtcctgtggtgagaataaggaaggtgtttggaggaggccatggggaagtagcccagggagttgtagctgtcatgcagctgttacaggaggcactatagacagctgcagtccacagggccctgggctggaacccggagtagagggtgggcctgggttccccccaaacctcccaattgacctggactgtgggttcttccagaggggaaggtctctgggctgttccccaacccacatggtgaatctctgaggcaagaaaatccgccaataagcgcaggatccaccaagatagaggaggaactttgtcactatatatatatagttcaaCCTCAAataaattttgtaattttttaattttagcaaGAATAATCCAAAACATTCCTCTTTTAGAACAAACaaccagggaggtggtggactcttcATTTCTTGAAGGATTTCAATCAAGACTGAATTCCCTACAGGAAAACATGCTTTCATGAGACACAAGTTACTAGGCTCACCATATAGCTAACTGGGTGGAATTCTAAGGCCTGTTTTATACTGAAGATAGACTTGATGATCAAATAGTCCATTTTGGCCTTATATCCTAGGCATCTAGCTAGGGGGAAATAACACTCCTATGTACAGCTCAGGACCCCAAAGTCCATTGGGGAGCCTGGCATGAACCCAATGACCATCCAGGTTCTGTGTGTGCCTGCCTCTTTGTGGTTTGGGATTTTCATGAGAGCCTCACTTAGAAAATGCTCTGACGCAGATGTCTTTCAGGGCCTGTTTGACTTGTTTGTTGCGGAGAGCATAGATGTAGGGGTTAAAGAGTTGGGCCACCACAGAGAAGAAAAAGGCCACAAATTTGTCAAATTCTTGTGCTCCCCGCTGACTTCTTCGGACATACCTGAAGATGGAGCTACTGTACAATATTACAACAACCAGGAGGTGAgcagagcaggtggaaaaggcctttttccTTCCTGTGGTGGATGGGATGCGCATGATAGTACAGATGATACAGCCATAGGAaatgatagtgactgtgaaatttCCAAGTATGAGAAGTGAAGTTGAAAGCAAAAGCATTACCTCAATGTGTCCCGTGTCTATGCAGGAGAGTTGGAGCAATGCGGCTGTATCACAGTAAAAGTGGTTTATGACATTGGGGCCACAGAATGGCACCAGGACGGCCATAAAGGCTGGGGGAAACATTATAAGTAAACTCATCACCCAGCAGCCCAGCACTAACTGGAAGCAGACCCTGCCATTCATGATGGTGCCGTAACGCAAGGGATGGCAGATAGCCACGTAGCGGTCAAAGGACATCATACCCACATGGAAAAATATACAGGATCCCAGGACAAAGAATAACAACAACTGAAGAAAACAACCAGGGAGGGAAATAGATTTTCTCTCTGTCAGGAGGCTGTAGAGGAACCTGGGCATGATGACTAAGCTGAA encodes:
- the LOC117885468 gene encoding olfactory receptor 49-like: MKNQTMVVEFIIVGLSSNHHVNIILFMVLSVVFFLTVTGNIAVVTLSLVDHRLQSPMYFFLRNFSVLEICFSLVIMPRFLYSLLTERKSISLPGCFLQLLLFFVLGSCIFFHVGMMSFDRYVAICHPLRYGTIMNGRVCFQLVLGCWVMSLLIMFPPAFMAVLVPFCGPNVINHFYCDTAALLQLSCIDTGHIEVMLLLSTSLLILGNFTVTIISYGCIICTIMRIPSTTGRKKAFSTCSAHLLVVVILYSSSIFRYVRRSQRGAQEFDKFVAFFFSVVAQLFNPYIYALRNKQVKQALKDICVRAFSK